From Uloborus diversus isolate 005 chromosome 8, Udiv.v.3.1, whole genome shotgun sequence, a single genomic window includes:
- the LOC129227912 gene encoding uncharacterized protein LOC129227912 produces MDDEENAKLSFDFSQPVKTLGMLWRRDTDNFTFDITYEIKDMFTKREVLSTISKLFDPLGLVGPVLTKAKLIMQSLWTLKLNWDESLPKDVMQEWTSFLAQLRQVDQISVKRPVIADNTDAFEIHAFSDASQRAYGAVIYLRCADTSGNFTTRLLCSKSRICPLKMLTIPRLELCGALLLARLVNKISLILELPISKTFCWTDSSIVLWWINTPVTNLKTYVANRVAEIVTLTGNCSWRKEERSQSLDDLQRARAILVNKVQVRHFGSELAALKNGKGISGSSKISSLNPFVDSNDNLRVGGRLTKAQIEFDAKHHVHGPVTYCSQPTCGPRPMGWEPLVKRFRYKVGAAERVAAAAQEEHLHGDK; encoded by the exons ATGGATGatgaagaaaatgctaaattatCGTTCGACTTTTCTCAACCTGTGAAAACTTTGGGAATGTTATGGAGACGTGATACCGATAATTTTACTTTTGACATCACGTATGAAATTAAGGACATGTTCACCAAACGAGAAGTCTTATCTACTATCTCTAAACTCTTTGATCCCCTTGGACTAGTAGGTCCAGTTCTCACCAAGGCGAAGCTTATAATGCAAAGTCTATGGACACTGAAGTTGAACTGGGATGAGTCGTTGCCGAAGGATGTGATGCAAGAATGGACTTCGTTTCTCGCTCAGCTCCGGCAAGTTGATCAAATTAGTGTAAAAAGACCAGTGATTGCCGATAACACCGATGCGtttgaaattcatgcattttCGGATGCATCTCAACGTGCATATGGAGCAGTAATTTATTTGCGTTGTGCTGATACGTCTGGAAATTTCACAACCAGACTTTTGTGCAGCAAATCTAGAATATGCCCTTTAAAGATGTTAACCATTCCCAGACTTGAACTTTGTGGAGCTCTGCTGCTGGCGCGATTGGTGAATAAGATTTCTCTTATTCTGGAGTTGCcaatatcaaaaactttttgctgGACGGATTCTAGTATTGTCTTATGGTGGATCAACACTCCCGTGACAAATCTCAAGACTTACGTCGCCAATCGGGTGGCGGAGATTGTGACCTTAACCGGTAATTGCAGTTGGCG aaaggaagaaagaagtcaatcttTGGATGACTTGCAAAGAGCTAGAGCCATTCTTGTTAATAAGGTGCAAGTAAGGCATTTTGGGTCTGAACTTGCGGCCTTAAAGAATGGAAAAGGTATTTCAGGCTCAAGTAAAATTTCGTCTCTAAATCCCTTTGTGGATTCAAATGATAATTTACGAGTAGGAGGACGCCTTACTAAAGCTCAAATAGAGTTTGATGCCAAGCATCA tgtccacggcccagtaacaTATTGTTCGCAgcccacttgtgggccgcggcccatgggttgggaaccgctggtcaaGAGGTTCAGATATAAAGTCGGTGCCGCAGAACGAGTTGCCGCCGCCGCTCAGGAGGAGCACCTGCACGGAGACAAGTAG